From the Plasmodium vivax scf_7154 genomic scaffold, whole genome shotgun sequence genome, the window TGaagatatacatatgtaGACATATATAACTTTGCAAGATGATCTGATAAAACCCTATTTTTGAATCGCTTATACGTCGGCAACTGAAAGATTAATCTAACAACGTAAGCATAACGATTTTAGATCTATGATCGCAGAAAATGATATGcttatttatgatataaatataatttaagttaaacaaattaaaaagactATTAAGGTAGAGTAGGTatcactatttttttttttttttttttttgataaaacgCACAGCTTTATCGTATTTCACATGTATCTGTGATGCTGTATAAAAGTAGTAAATtcttacatattttataactgAAATGTGGCTATagttattatgaaaataactCCAAGTACATGACATAATTCATAGATAAATTTCTAATGatgaaattaaaacaaaatgttatAGTAACATGTTTTATAGATAAACAAGACTTAAACAATAGCATCTGCTTAGAAAAATTGCTAATTTTTCAGCGTTAATGAAacgttaaaaataaacgtgtACGAAAAAAACTACATATAATACAATCATGTgtattattcaaaaatatattaaaacaaaaaaagattcCTTACTTTGATTGTAAAAACGCGTGTCATaagtttttccttcccaaaCAAGTTTAGGCTACTAATGCAGTCACATTCGCATTgctaacattttttaaatcgaaTAATTTCTCCGCATCTTTATATTAATTCTAAAAGTGAATAATGGAATTTCATTAAggtgtaataatatatggatgaatattttaaacgtttcctttttatacatcactttttcattataagaatatattctttcctttttgtggtttcccttttcccattAATTCTTACCATTGTCAATTGTATTGAGCATAAAATAGCAAATTTTATCAGTATACCTTTTATTCGATCGATTAGATTTATAGAATTATTGTCTCAAAAATAAAGTCTGCTTATCGTTAAACAAtgaattccatttttcctcACGTATCCAATTATTCAGAAAACATTCCTTCCattgattaaaaattttgtttttatcatCTTTCCATCGTATCCAACCACTGCACttaatattttgaattattttctctttattttgtaCCCAATATAACCATTCTAGGCTTTGTTTGTATattctttctttccatttgagCCACCCTCCCGTATTTCGTACTTTTGAAGGTTTGTTCCATTCTATATATTCCTTCCTTAACCAGCATATGTTTTCGTCATGTTTCCAATCGCTCTTGAGCCATGTCAAGATTTGGTAGCTTCTCCAGTGGACCCATTTATCCTCTATCCATGTGTAACGCTGTGATTCGATTTGATTAATCCAATTTTGCCATTCGTTATCAATGAGTCCTTTGAGTTCCGTATTAACCCAATTTTCCCAATCGGCATTATTCCATGTTAATGATTTTTCTAGGATATGAGATTTATGCGATTCATCCATATTTTCAATGTAATGCGTCCATTTATGTTGCATGTTTTGCATCCATTCATTCCAGTCCTTTGTTACATTCTGGATCcactcgtttttttcttttattagtGATAAATTAAACTGTTTCCAATTATCTTCTAATTTCAATTTCCACTTATTCCACTCGTTTTCTTTCCACTCATCtgttttttcaatttctgcTGTTTCCTCATTTGATATGTTGAGTGCGCAATCTTTAGCGTTGTTGCATTCATTTTGAAGGGACTACGTAAATTGTGAAAtgtgttattaaaaaaaatgtttcttttttatattaatatacacTGTAAAAAAGagtttaaaaattgtgcacatatatgtatatattcatatatatgtgatgtTTATATCTTACTGCAGGAATGACGCTTAAAATAAAGGTCGAAGTTAACGTAAATAAggcaattaattttaaagaaaccattttatatttctatataattattttataatgcaTGAGGTTCTTTAATCATGTTGTTAAATTTTGGGACaaaatttttgcacacaaatgggtatatttatatttggttaaatatatttgctcattttgatAAGCACATcggtatatgtacatatatatgtacatatatatatatacatacatatatacaatatatattaaaaaacgGTTTTATAGAACAATgagcgaaagaaaaaagtataaaaataaaaatataaccaggggatttttaatttgctgtcagtataaaaaatttgcaaaaaaagctaaaatgTGCCTAAATAGCAAATCTAAATTGTGAGTGTGAAAAACGCCGTGTTAAAGGGTTTTATTCTTAATTATAGAATAAATCGGTGTGTtaagataaaaattaaacgcTATACATAcctttacataaaattagtatatatatttgcacataaaaatagtTTTATCCTTTgctttcatatatatattaactaaTTTATAAGCACGGCGATAATCAATTTGtgtatatattacatttttgtgttaaTAGTTAAAGCAAATAAGGTCCTTTTTACTGAGTAATTATAattctattaaaaaaacaggcaagcaaaaaaaatcgaaaaaaaaaatatttcagaTATTAAAAGGACAATTTAACTACttgaaaatttaataatggAATCTCAAATAACACTTCTTAAAAGTTAAAGGACATGTgcattaatatttttaagaggcatttattttttaactgcagagctaaatgaataaaaaatagaaaaaaaaaaaaaaattccttctATCATTGTGTTAATTCACTCAATAGagaatcattttaatttttataaatatattatttttaatagataaaattttatacttatttattttgtgtgtgctcttttttttttatttgtgttGGAAATTAATAGAATGTTTCGCTTGctttaaaaagtatatatataataaaaaaacggaatTCACGCgctgcaaagaaaaaatgaaaaacaataattaaataaCGTCGTAGTAGTAGTACTACTACTAACTCGTTCGAATCAAGAGGTGAAGTTTGAATGGTCCCTTCAATGACTAAATATATTGTTACGTAGAATTAATATGCATAGCACAACCAGCATGTTTGACAAATGGAagaatttttacatttatattaatagtGTACTTGTTAAAACAAATGTAAGTGAAagtcatttgtttttatttgttgAAAAGTAACAAATTTGAGTTCATTTCGATATTTCATTAGCGAATTGTGTAATTTacgaaaaatgtaaatactaatatgaacaaatgtgttattgtgaaaaataacGGTATATTAGCTCCTTAATAGATCGGAAAGACAAACgcaagcaaaatgaaatttgtTAAGGAGTGACAATATTGCTGAATGCTGTAGCCTGAAACGTAGTAGaaaaatgcttaaaattacttttttagCTATGAAAAGATGggtattattattaattatggAATAAATACA encodes:
- a CDS encoding tryptophan-rich antigen (Pv-fam-a) (encoded by transcript PVX_109280A); its protein translation is MVSLKLIALFTLTSTFILSVIPASLQNECNNAKDCALNISNEETAEIEKTDEWKENEWNKWKLKLEDNWKQFNLSLIKEKNEWIQNVTKDWNEWMQNMQHKWTHYIENMDESHKSHILEKSLTWNNADWENWVNTELKGLIDNEWQNWINQIESQRYTWIEDKWVHWRSYQILTWLKSDWKHDENICWLRKEYIEWNKPSKVRNTGGWLKWKERIYKQSLEWLYWVQNKEKIIQNIKCSGWIRWKDDKNKIFNQWKECFLNNWIREEKWNSLFNDKQTLFLRQ